A DNA window from Microcystis aeruginosa NIES-843 contains the following coding sequences:
- a CDS encoding RNA-guided endonuclease InsQ/TnpB family protein has product MIVLEMKAVVKPSQCSAIDEAIRTVQFIRNKALRLWMDAKREDKIDKYSLNKYCAVLAKQFKFVDTLNSTARQASAERAWSAIARFYDNCKKKIKGKKGYPKFQKNNRSVEYKNCGWKLSEDRKKITFTDKKNIGTVKLKGTRDLNFYPIDQIKRVRIVKRADGYYVQFCLSVDIREYAKPLEPTKRCVGLDVGLKVFYANSDGETVEIPQYYRQAEKRLNRLNRKKSKKFRKGQPQSNNYQRARKRYARKHLRVSRQRKGFVEKEALRVIKSNDFIAYENLNIQGMVKNSKLAKSINDVAWSTFRQWLEYFGFKYGKATVAVPPHNTSQNCSNCGQKVPKSLSTRTHICPHCGYVEDRDINAAINILKRGLSTVGHTETNMLGERFPLVWLDTSCQIKETR; this is encoded by the coding sequence ATGATTGTCTTAGAAATGAAAGCCGTGGTCAAACCAAGTCAGTGTTCTGCCATAGATGAAGCTATTCGTACAGTACAATTCATCAGAAACAAAGCATTAAGGCTTTGGATGGATGCCAAGAGGGAAGACAAAATCGATAAATATTCTCTCAATAAATATTGTGCAGTTCTCGCCAAACAGTTCAAGTTTGTCGATACTCTAAATTCTACTGCTAGACAAGCATCGGCCGAACGAGCTTGGTCAGCTATTGCTCGTTTCTATGATAATTGTAAGAAAAAAATAAAAGGTAAAAAAGGCTATCCCAAGTTTCAGAAAAATAATCGTTCTGTGGAATATAAAAACTGTGGGTGGAAACTATCAGAGGATAGAAAGAAAATAACTTTCACAGATAAGAAAAACATTGGGACGGTTAAACTAAAAGGAACTAGAGACCTAAACTTTTATCCTATAGACCAAATTAAACGAGTTAGAATTGTTAAACGAGCGGATGGTTACTATGTCCAATTCTGTCTAAGCGTTGATATTCGGGAATATGCTAAACCCCTAGAACCGACTAAAAGATGTGTAGGATTGGATGTAGGTTTAAAAGTTTTCTACGCTAATAGTGATGGGGAAACGGTAGAAATACCGCAATACTATCGCCAGGCAGAAAAAAGATTAAATCGTTTGAATCGGAAAAAATCTAAAAAGTTTAGAAAAGGTCAACCTCAGTCAAACAACTACCAAAGGGCCAGAAAGAGGTATGCTAGAAAACATTTAAGAGTAAGTAGGCAACGTAAAGGCTTTGTCGAAAAAGAGGCATTGCGCGTCATTAAATCTAACGATTTCATAGCTTACGAAAACTTAAATATTCAAGGCATGGTAAAAAACTCTAAACTAGCCAAATCTATTAATGATGTGGCTTGGTCAACTTTTCGGCAATGGTTAGAATATTTTGGCTTTAAATATGGTAAGGCTACGGTAGCAGTACCACCTCACAACACGAGTCAAAATTGCTCTAATTGTGGTCAAAAAGTACCTAAATCTCTATCTACAAGAACCCATATTTGTCCCCATTGTGGCTATGTAGAAGATAGAGATATTAACGCCGCTATCAATATTCTGAAAAGAGGACTAAGTACGGTAGGGCATACCGAAACTAATATGCTTGGGGAGAGATTCCCTCTGGTTTGGTTGGATACGTCCTGTCAGATTAAGGAAACTCGATGA
- a CDS encoding Calvin cycle protein CP12: MSNIQDKIQEELENARAVCSTEGATSGECAAAWDAVEELQAEAAHQRQDHPQKTYFENYCDSNPDAAECRIYED; the protein is encoded by the coding sequence ATGAGCAATATCCAAGATAAAATTCAAGAAGAGCTAGAAAACGCCAGAGCCGTCTGTAGTACGGAAGGTGCCACCTCTGGCGAATGCGCCGCCGCTTGGGATGCGGTGGAAGAATTACAAGCAGAAGCCGCTCACCAACGTCAGGACCACCCCCAAAAAACCTACTTCGAAAATTATTGTGATTCTAATCCCGATGCCGCCGAGTGTCGCATTTATGAAGATTAA
- a CDS encoding DUF3177 family protein — MNQLWFRPLVWIDYRLAVLFTVIIPAILLIWSLFAKIESLQKLLIIYWRVASLLLITVYLMIASWPIGFVTSFLAKILIPISLWFWVDINDEIKDLPSSPIKFVTTAWRWAVTIYCPLGAISTLPFLSCAMSGELLNSPYCQVWQEAPWQFREIFHSEATANVLGFFGLVGLSFYTLYFAHFLLIRLGKQGRSALQ; from the coding sequence ATGAATCAACTTTGGTTTCGTCCTCTCGTTTGGATAGATTATCGTTTAGCCGTCCTATTTACGGTGATTATTCCGGCAATTTTGTTAATTTGGTCTTTATTTGCAAAAATCGAATCATTACAAAAATTGTTGATTATCTATTGGCGAGTGGCTAGTCTTTTATTAATTACTGTATATTTAATGATCGCTTCCTGGCCGATTGGTTTTGTCACCAGTTTTTTAGCTAAGATTTTAATCCCGATTTCCCTCTGGTTTTGGGTGGATATTAACGATGAAATTAAAGATTTACCCTCCAGTCCAATTAAATTTGTCACCACTGCTTGGCGTTGGGCAGTAACGATTTATTGTCCTTTGGGCGCAATTTCTACCTTACCTTTTCTCTCCTGTGCTATGTCAGGGGAATTGCTAAATTCTCCCTATTGTCAAGTTTGGCAGGAAGCACCTTGGCAGTTTCGCGAGATTTTTCATTCAGAAGCTACCGCTAATGTTTTGGGCTTTTTTGGTTTAGTTGGTCTCTCTTTTTATACTCTCTATTTTGCCCATTTTCTTCTTATTCGCCTTGGCAAACAGGGACGTTCAGCTTTACAATAG
- the egtD gene encoding L-histidine N(alpha)-methyltransferase encodes MQLNPSKQELLQIEYLVTSATGQNMVKDEGKDVIKGLTKTPKSLPSKYFYDRQGSQLFEAICQLPEYYPTRTEAAILQEYAQEIVAYTGPCELIELGSGSSTKTRLLLDAYYRQQKSSKYVPIDVSETILKASAIELQKEYPNLPIQGLIGTYEQALAYYQKTSYNTRMIFFLGSSIGNFSASECDKFLEEIATVLKAGDYFLLGIDLQKTAAILEAAYNDAQGVTAAFNLNMLSHLNWRFQADFNLDLFSHQAIYNQDKSQIEMYLICQKTHHVHLKKLDLTVNFQASESILTEISRKFNLETMQKDLESKGLKPLRVFTDPENLFGLILCQLSL; translated from the coding sequence ATGCAACTTAACCCATCTAAACAAGAACTATTACAAATTGAGTATTTAGTTACCTCTGCCACCGGTCAAAATATGGTTAAAGACGAGGGAAAAGATGTGATTAAAGGATTAACTAAAACCCCCAAAAGTTTACCATCTAAATATTTTTATGATCGGCAAGGTTCCCAACTTTTTGAAGCAATCTGTCAATTACCAGAATACTATCCCACTAGGACAGAAGCCGCTATTCTCCAAGAATATGCTCAAGAAATTGTCGCCTATACAGGCCCCTGCGAATTGATAGAATTAGGTAGTGGTAGTTCCACGAAAACTCGTCTGTTATTGGACGCTTATTATCGGCAACAAAAATCCTCTAAATATGTACCTATCGATGTTAGTGAAACTATTCTCAAAGCTAGTGCCATAGAATTACAAAAAGAATATCCTAATTTACCCATTCAGGGGTTAATTGGAACCTATGAACAGGCCTTAGCTTATTATCAAAAAACTTCCTATAATACCAGAATGATTTTTTTCTTGGGAAGTTCGATCGGTAATTTTTCTGCATCTGAATGTGATAAATTCTTGGAAGAAATTGCCACTGTCCTAAAAGCTGGAGATTATTTTTTATTAGGGATTGATCTCCAAAAAACAGCGGCAATTTTAGAAGCAGCTTATAATGATGCCCAAGGGGTGACAGCCGCTTTTAATTTAAATATGCTTTCCCATTTAAATTGGCGTTTTCAAGCTGATTTTAACCTTGATTTATTTAGTCATCAAGCTATCTATAATCAAGACAAATCCCAAATTGAAATGTATTTAATTTGTCAAAAAACTCACCATGTTCATCTGAAAAAACTCGATTTAACAGTTAATTTTCAAGCGTCGGAAAGTATTTTGACAGAAATCTCGCGTAAATTTAACCTAGAAACTATGCAAAAAGACCTAGAATCAAAGGGATTAAAACCCCTTAGGGTTTTCACCGATCCTGAAAATTTATTCGGGTTAATTCTCTGTCAGTTATCCCTGTAA
- the ovoA gene encoding 5-histidylcysteine sulfoxide synthase, with protein sequence METIQAQAPISLNNCSRENLLDYFENAWQLEDMLLKSIIKEEAFYCNPDDLRNPLIFYLGHAAAFYLNKLQLVNLLKKSPNPDYELLFGLGVDPATPAELNSAIAHIQWPGVAKVWEYRQQVYEIVVEIIKNTPLNLPIHPQHSLWSLMMGIEHQRVHFETSSMLLRQLPLEHLQRPQGWHYAPSFGQAYPNQMVAVSGGIVEIGKPQDSPIYGWDNEYGYRQVQVNNFLVSKYMITNGEFKEFVDNGGYENPSYWDEEAWQWKNHYRVKYPKFWLVDERGNYQYRAMFDALDLPLDWPVEVNYYEAIAYCRFQGQGIRLMTEAEWNLVTYGSQKNRCYTLENDNFEDYNLNLKFCSPTPVGMLKNAGNNSEIYDLRGNVWEWLEDDFNPLTDFQPHYLYADNSTPFFNSQHKMMLGGAWVTNGTEILPYYRNWFRRNFYQHAGFRIAQSL encoded by the coding sequence ATGGAAACTATTCAAGCACAGGCTCCTATATCTCTAAATAACTGTAGTCGAGAAAATCTACTGGACTATTTTGAAAATGCTTGGCAATTAGAAGATATGCTGTTAAAAAGCATCATCAAAGAAGAAGCTTTTTATTGTAACCCTGACGATTTAAGAAATCCCCTCATTTTTTATTTAGGTCATGCTGCCGCTTTTTATCTTAATAAATTGCAGCTGGTTAACCTATTAAAAAAAAGCCCTAATCCTGACTACGAATTATTGTTTGGATTGGGAGTAGATCCGGCAACTCCCGCAGAATTAAACTCTGCTATCGCCCATATTCAGTGGCCCGGGGTGGCTAAGGTTTGGGAATATCGGCAACAAGTCTATGAAATTGTGGTCGAAATAATTAAAAATACCCCCCTTAATCTTCCTATTCATCCTCAGCATTCTCTCTGGTCATTAATGATGGGGATTGAGCATCAGCGTGTTCACTTTGAAACATCTTCAATGTTACTCAGACAACTGCCCTTAGAGCATCTGCAACGTCCTCAAGGGTGGCATTATGCCCCTTCTTTTGGTCAAGCTTATCCTAACCAAATGGTGGCGGTTTCTGGGGGAATAGTGGAAATTGGTAAACCCCAAGATTCTCCTATTTATGGTTGGGATAATGAGTATGGTTATCGTCAAGTTCAAGTTAACAATTTTCTGGTGAGTAAATATATGATTACCAACGGAGAATTTAAAGAATTTGTCGATAATGGTGGCTACGAAAATCCCAGCTATTGGGATGAAGAAGCTTGGCAATGGAAAAATCATTACCGAGTCAAATATCCTAAATTTTGGCTGGTAGATGAGCGAGGAAATTATCAATATCGAGCCATGTTTGATGCTCTCGATTTACCTCTTGATTGGCCGGTAGAAGTTAACTATTATGAAGCGATCGCCTACTGTCGTTTTCAAGGTCAAGGAATACGTTTAATGACGGAAGCTGAGTGGAATTTAGTCACCTATGGCAGTCAAAAAAATCGATGTTATACCCTAGAAAACGATAACTTTGAGGACTATAACCTCAATTTAAAATTCTGTTCTCCCACTCCCGTGGGAATGTTAAAAAATGCTGGCAATAACTCAGAAATTTATGACTTACGCGGTAACGTCTGGGAATGGCTAGAAGATGATTTTAATCCCTTAACTGACTTTCAACCCCATTACCTCTATGCTGACAATTCCACTCCTTTCTTTAATAGTCAACATAAAATGATGTTAGGAGGAGCTTGGGTAACTAACGGCACAGAAATCCTACCCTACTATCGCAATTGGTTTCGCCGGAATTTTTATCAACACGCTGGTTTTAGAATCGCACAAAGTCTTTAG
- a CDS encoding VOC family protein gives MNQPAIFHLAIPITDVSTAKSFYCDGLGCLAGRETEKAIILNFSGHQVVAHVTEMPLTPQNSIYPRHFGLILPDASDWDNLLEKARVNQLKFYLEPKTRFTGEITEHKTFFLEDPFYNLLEFKHYRHYEAIFASRELTAIGDRA, from the coding sequence ATGAATCAACCTGCAATTTTTCATCTCGCTATTCCGATTACCGATGTGTCCACCGCTAAAAGCTTTTACTGTGATGGTTTAGGTTGTTTAGCGGGAAGGGAAACCGAGAAAGCGATTATCTTAAATTTCTCCGGTCATCAGGTAGTCGCTCACGTCACCGAAATGCCTCTTACTCCCCAAAATAGCATTTATCCTCGCCATTTTGGTCTAATTCTGCCGGATGCCAGCGATTGGGACAATCTTCTCGAAAAAGCGCGAGTCAATCAACTAAAATTTTATCTAGAACCAAAAACTCGCTTTACTGGGGAGATAACCGAACATAAAACCTTTTTCCTGGAGGATCCTTTCTATAATCTCCTGGAATTTAAACATTATCGCCACTACGAAGCTATTTTTGCCAGTCGGGAATTAACAGCGATCGGCGATCGAGCTTAA
- a CDS encoding S8 family peptidase: protein MKKLLLLTLFIIGLGFALFNFTGLANRGEYQSILIDFKDDIPVSVLDEQLNAINKKAGKLTSLNSIFSIDEHLYTVEGDSKLLKTLRNSDLKKYTESIEADYIYHAFIAPNDPDYSKQWNLRGINIERAWEENHGEGITVAVIDTGVSKVPDLRETEFVEGYDFVNDRSNAEDDNGHGTHVAGTIAQSTNNNYGVAGIAYKAKIMPLKVLSGTGGGSVGDIAEAIRFAVDNKADVINMSLGGGGETQVMKEAIEYAYSKGVVIVAAAGNADDNSAAYPARFPHVIGVSAVDASGNKAPYSNFGAGIDIAAPGGSDTGKIVQETIDPAKGGEPAFLGFQGTSMAAPHVAGVVALIKAAGIKEPNAVLEVLQQSARKIKDDPFNHFGAGQLDAGNALQLALKGQITFRDFWRWLRDNGYLNPRFWIDGGAVAVLPKMAMVLGSYLLAWWLRSYFPFSWNGFLNAGLIFGSSGLFFLRGLYIFDLPQWPFRVMGSSLSDLGGVIQGSSALNPLFASVILPFVLIALLLGHPQAKWLAVGVSLAMAVTLGISAVIHPTLIWLGSGTIARTFLGVNALLCLGLGYLALKSATSSRYA from the coding sequence ATGAAAAAACTTTTATTGTTAACCCTATTCATTATCGGTCTAGGATTTGCTCTCTTTAACTTTACTGGATTAGCAAATCGGGGCGAATATCAATCAATTTTAATCGACTTTAAAGACGATATACCCGTCAGCGTACTCGATGAGCAGTTAAATGCTATCAACAAAAAAGCGGGAAAACTCACCAGTTTAAATAGTATCTTTTCCATCGATGAACATCTTTACACCGTGGAAGGAGATAGCAAACTCCTGAAAACTCTCCGCAATTCCGACCTAAAAAAATACACCGAATCGATCGAAGCCGATTATATTTATCATGCTTTTATCGCCCCCAATGACCCCGACTATAGCAAACAGTGGAACCTGAGGGGAATTAACATCGAACGCGCTTGGGAAGAAAATCACGGTGAAGGGATCACCGTCGCCGTTATTGATACAGGTGTATCAAAAGTTCCCGATCTGCGAGAAACCGAGTTTGTCGAAGGCTACGACTTCGTCAACGATCGCAGCAATGCCGAGGACGATAACGGTCACGGAACCCATGTAGCGGGAACAATTGCCCAATCGACCAATAATAACTACGGGGTGGCCGGCATCGCCTACAAAGCCAAAATTATGCCCCTCAAGGTGCTTTCCGGGACGGGTGGGGGAAGTGTGGGAGATATTGCCGAAGCGATCCGTTTTGCCGTCGATAATAAAGCCGATGTCATCAATATGAGTTTAGGGGGTGGAGGTGAAACCCAAGTAATGAAAGAGGCGATCGAATATGCCTATAGTAAAGGTGTGGTAATCGTCGCCGCTGCCGGTAATGCCGATGATAATTCCGCCGCCTATCCCGCCCGTTTTCCGCACGTTATCGGCGTTTCTGCGGTAGATGCCTCCGGAAATAAAGCCCCCTATTCTAATTTCGGGGCCGGAATCGATATTGCTGCCCCAGGCGGCTCCGATACGGGTAAAATTGTCCAAGAAACCATCGATCCGGCTAAGGGGGGGGAACCGGCGTTCCTCGGTTTTCAGGGAACCAGCATGGCTGCCCCTCACGTTGCCGGGGTGGTAGCTTTAATCAAGGCTGCGGGAATTAAAGAACCCAATGCAGTTTTAGAGGTTTTGCAACAGTCGGCCCGTAAGATCAAGGATGATCCCTTTAATCATTTTGGGGCCGGACAATTAGACGCAGGCAATGCCCTACAATTGGCCCTGAAAGGACAGATTACTTTCCGGGATTTTTGGCGTTGGTTGCGCGATAACGGTTATCTCAATCCCCGTTTCTGGATTGATGGCGGCGCGGTGGCGGTTTTGCCCAAAATGGCTATGGTTTTGGGTTCTTATCTTCTTGCTTGGTGGCTGAGAAGTTATTTTCCCTTCTCTTGGAACGGATTTTTGAATGCTGGTCTAATTTTTGGCAGTTCTGGCTTATTTTTCCTCAGAGGTCTTTATATCTTCGATTTACCCCAATGGCCTTTCCGAGTGATGGGCAGTTCTCTTTCCGACCTAGGAGGTGTTATTCAGGGAAGTTCTGCCCTTAATCCGCTTTTTGCTAGTGTTATCCTGCCCTTTGTCCTGATTGCGCTGCTTTTGGGTCATCCCCAAGCAAAATGGTTAGCGGTGGGGGTATCTTTAGCCATGGCGGTGACTTTAGGTATCAGTGCTGTTATCCATCCTACTCTGATCTGGTTAGGTTCTGGTACGATCGCTCGGACATTTTTGGGCGTAAATGCGCTTTTATGTCTCGGTTTAGGTTATTTAGCCCTAAAAAGTGCTACTTCATCCCGATACGCTTAA
- a CDS encoding response regulator: MSNHKILVIDDSKVIRMHVRDMLPEGNFEFLEAKDGLEGYNLIRTENPNLIILDFLLPKMSGWEVFQQIQTEDNLKSIPLVLMSGRKEEVVEKIPEPFQHFAFIEKPFDQKQLVQAIKEARAKAKQYSPKPTVFSPKLEELTGDYSTDIQTLRTQIAQMQTEMETMKKQMSQLVAFIKKKLA, encoded by the coding sequence GTGTCAAATCATAAAATTCTCGTTATCGATGACAGTAAAGTGATCAGGATGCACGTTCGCGATATGTTACCAGAGGGTAACTTTGAATTTCTCGAAGCTAAAGACGGATTAGAGGGTTATAATCTCATCCGTACCGAAAACCCGAATTTGATTATTTTGGACTTCCTTCTCCCGAAAATGAGCGGTTGGGAGGTGTTTCAGCAAATCCAAACCGAAGATAATCTCAAAAGTATCCCCCTAGTGTTAATGTCGGGACGGAAAGAGGAGGTAGTAGAGAAAATCCCCGAACCTTTCCAGCATTTTGCCTTTATTGAGAAGCCTTTCGACCAAAAACAATTGGTACAAGCGATTAAAGAAGCGAGGGCTAAGGCCAAACAATATTCCCCCAAACCAACAGTTTTTAGCCCGAAACTAGAGGAACTCACCGGGGATTATAGCACCGATATTCAGACTCTCCGGACCCAAATTGCCCAAATGCAAACAGAAATGGAAACTATGAAGAAACAAATGTCTCAATTAGTGGCTTTTATTAAGAAAAAACTGGCCTAG
- a CDS encoding DUF1350 family protein, with translation MNWQEIAGNWVFLPRRPRGIIHFLGGAFVAAAPNITYRWLLESLGNSGYAIVATPFVNTLDHKSIARTVLNRFDNIIERLRWNHSLPQGYLPIYGLGHSMGCKLHLLIGSLYEVERAGNILISFNNYPIRRAIPFIEPLQIDTTFNLEFTPSPEETNELIFQDYAIRRNLLIRFQDDTIDQSLVLNPLLKKRFNDLIALRTLPGNHLTPLSQDVSWQTGEVFTPLDAIGQWLKQGLARDNSRLKDEILHWLNPVLPASR, from the coding sequence ATGAATTGGCAAGAAATAGCAGGTAATTGGGTTTTTCTCCCCCGTCGTCCCCGGGGTATCATTCACTTTTTAGGGGGGGCATTTGTGGCGGCGGCCCCGAATATTACCTATCGTTGGTTATTAGAAAGTCTTGGGAATTCAGGATACGCTATTGTTGCTACTCCCTTTGTTAATACCCTCGATCATAAATCGATCGCCCGCACAGTTTTAAACCGTTTTGATAATATTATTGAACGTCTGCGCTGGAATCATAGTCTGCCCCAAGGTTATCTCCCCATCTACGGATTGGGTCACAGTATGGGGTGTAAACTACATTTATTAATCGGTAGTCTCTACGAAGTGGAACGGGCGGGAAATATCCTCATTTCCTTTAATAATTATCCCATTCGTCGAGCTATTCCCTTTATCGAACCTTTGCAAATTGACACCACTTTTAACCTCGAATTTACCCCTTCCCCCGAAGAAACAAACGAGTTAATTTTCCAAGATTATGCCATTCGTCGCAATCTTTTAATCCGTTTTCAAGACGACACGATCGATCAATCTCTGGTATTAAATCCCCTGCTAAAAAAACGCTTTAATGATTTAATTGCCCTGCGAACTCTCCCGGGCAATCATCTCACTCCCTTGAGTCAAGATGTCAGTTGGCAAACCGGAGAAGTATTTACTCCCCTCGATGCGATCGGCCAATGGTTAAAACAGGGACTTGCCCGGGATAATTCCCGTCTCAAAGATGAGATTCTCCACTGGTTAAATCCCGTCCTTCCGGCCTCTCGTTAG
- a CDS encoding Uma2 family endonuclease: MVKAISFSESEIIYPDSDGKPMADNTKQFRWIVTIKENLECLFAENDNVFIAGDLLWYPVEGDNKTCQAPDAMVVFGRPKGDRGSYKQWLENQIAPQVVFEILSPGNTKAEMRRKWQFYQRFGVEEYYLYDPDANYLQGWWRRGDHLEMIAAIDNWQSPLLQIRFQLESPQLAIFYPDGSRFLTTLEIKQKAELAEQQAQQERQRAELAEAKLARIEAQLRAMGINLEES, from the coding sequence ATGGTAAAAGCGATATCTTTCTCTGAGTCGGAGATTATCTATCCCGATAGTGATGGTAAACCGATGGCCGATAATACCAAACAGTTTCGCTGGATCGTGACGATCAAGGAAAATCTCGAATGTTTATTCGCAGAGAATGACAATGTGTTTATCGCCGGCGATCTGTTGTGGTATCCGGTCGAGGGGGATAATAAAACCTGTCAAGCACCGGATGCTATGGTGGTGTTTGGCAGACCCAAGGGCGATCGAGGTTCCTATAAGCAATGGTTAGAAAACCAGATTGCGCCGCAGGTAGTCTTTGAAATTCTCTCTCCGGGCAACACTAAAGCGGAAATGCGCCGAAAATGGCAATTTTATCAGCGTTTTGGCGTAGAAGAATATTATCTCTACGATCCCGATGCTAATTATCTACAGGGTTGGTGGCGAAGGGGTGATCACTTGGAGATGATTGCTGCGATCGATAATTGGCAGAGTCCGCTTCTACAGATTCGTTTTCAACTGGAGAGTCCCCAGTTAGCTATTTTTTATCCCGATGGCTCGCGGTTTTTGACCACCCTAGAAATCAAGCAAAAGGCTGAATTAGCCGAACAGCAAGCCCAACAGGAACGTCAACGGGCCGAATTGGCTGAGGCAAAATTAGCCCGCATAGAGGCGCAATTACGGGCAATGGGGATTAATCTAGAGGAAAGCTAA
- a CDS encoding FIST signal transduction protein — translation MSDRIEWINALSTRPSLEAAVTEVVEKVQDKLVGSADLAIIFISSAYASDYPRLVPLILDKLSVPVLIGCGGAGIVGMDDREKAREIEASPALSLTVAHLPNVEVQPFYIEAAEMPDLDSSPSSWTELLGVEAAKNPQFILLADPFSSRINDLLEGLDFAYPSSAKIGGLVSGGMIERSGGLFYHDQQKPRNTYLYRQGTVGIALSGNIIVETIVAQGCRPIGPIYQVSEGERNIIISMTGKGADGTPQPPLNLLRALIPSLREKDRELAQHSLFIGIARDEFKMQLRAGDFLIRNVLGVDPRQGAIAIGDRVRPGQRVQFHLRDAETSALDLELLLQAFPQEKPASSDILGALIFSCLGRGENLYEKPDFDSGLFQRYFANVPLAGFFGNGEIGPVGGRTFLHGYTSAFALFRQGI, via the coding sequence ATGAGCGATCGCATCGAGTGGATTAATGCCCTATCAACCCGTCCCTCCCTAGAAGCGGCGGTGACGGAGGTAGTGGAAAAAGTGCAAGATAAATTGGTTGGATCAGCAGATTTAGCCATAATTTTTATTTCTTCTGCCTATGCCAGCGACTATCCCCGTTTAGTTCCCTTAATCTTGGATAAACTCTCCGTTCCTGTCCTGATCGGCTGCGGTGGGGCGGGGATTGTCGGCATGGATGACAGGGAAAAAGCGCGAGAAATCGAAGCGAGTCCGGCTTTAAGTCTCACCGTCGCCCATTTGCCCAATGTGGAAGTACAGCCTTTCTATATCGAAGCGGCGGAAATGCCCGATCTCGACAGTTCCCCCTCTAGTTGGACAGAATTATTAGGGGTAGAAGCGGCCAAAAATCCCCAATTTATCCTTTTAGCCGATCCTTTTTCCAGTCGCATCAATGATCTGTTAGAGGGTTTAGATTTTGCCTACCCCAGTTCGGCCAAAATCGGCGGTTTAGTCAGTGGTGGCATGATCGAACGTTCTGGGGGTCTATTCTACCACGATCAACAAAAACCCCGTAATACCTATCTCTATCGTCAGGGAACCGTAGGAATCGCCCTTTCTGGCAATATTATCGTCGAAACTATCGTCGCCCAGGGTTGTCGTCCCATCGGACCGATTTATCAGGTGAGTGAGGGAGAACGCAATATTATCATCTCCATGACCGGTAAAGGGGCCGATGGGACCCCGCAACCACCTTTAAATCTACTGCGGGCTTTAATCCCCTCCTTGAGGGAAAAAGACCGAGAATTAGCGCAACACTCCCTTTTTATCGGTATTGCTAGGGATGAGTTTAAAATGCAGTTGCGGGCCGGGGATTTCTTAATTCGCAATGTGTTGGGAGTAGATCCTCGCCAAGGTGCGATCGCAATTGGTGATCGGGTTCGTCCGGGGCAGCGGGTACAATTTCACCTGCGCGATGCCGAGACTTCCGCCCTAGATTTAGAATTACTTTTGCAAGCTTTTCCCCAAGAAAAACCCGCTAGTTCAGATATACTAGGAGCTTTGATCTTTTCCTGTCTCGGTCGCGGGGAAAATCTCTACGAAAAACCGGACTTTGATTCGGGTCTTTTTCAGCGTTATTTCGCCAATGTTCCCCTCGCTGGCTTCTTTGGCAATGGAGAAATCGGGCCAGTGGGCGGTCGCACTTTTTTACACGGTTATACTTCTGCTTTTGCCCTCTTTCGTCAGGGAATTTAA